A single genomic interval of Chryseobacterium paludis harbors:
- a CDS encoding DUF4241 domain-containing protein, which translates to MTHIENIRKLFSRDFVESPVLESFEVGKIYLSSGKLVACDPLITNDMQPFSTEFPKGDFSVLLHKERESNCVAYAEIIFSNSEITEWKLATTAGQNIKDLAEEEIFGYPVESGMGCFMDVDTQEKLNDLEKRLYHSKGVDFMGIYEEFFHEYFFDENGAIDQYAFLKPAEEHPGTIFAFETGYGEGFYASYIAYDKNNAPVKVVTEFIEIS; encoded by the coding sequence ATGACACACATAGAAAATATAAGAAAACTATTCTCAAGGGATTTTGTAGAAAGTCCTGTGCTGGAAAGTTTTGAAGTTGGAAAGATCTATCTTTCCAGTGGGAAATTAGTGGCTTGTGATCCTTTGATCACAAATGATATGCAACCTTTTTCTACAGAATTCCCAAAAGGGGATTTTTCTGTCTTATTACACAAAGAAAGAGAAAGCAATTGTGTGGCATATGCTGAAATCATTTTCAGTAATTCCGAAATCACGGAATGGAAATTAGCCACTACTGCCGGTCAAAATATAAAAGATCTTGCTGAAGAGGAAATTTTTGGTTATCCTGTGGAAAGTGGGATGGGGTGTTTTATGGATGTAGATACCCAGGAGAAACTTAATGATCTTGAAAAAAGATTATACCATAGTAAAGGGGTTGATTTTATGGGGATCTATGAAGAGTTTTTTCATGAATATTTCTTTGATGAAAACGGAGCGATTGACCAATATGCCTTCTTAAAACCTGCTGAAGAACATCCGGGAACTATTTTTGCTTTTGAGACAGGATATGGAGAAGGTTTCTATGCCAGCTATATCGCATATGATAAAAATAATGCTCCAGTAAAGGTAGTTACAGAATTTATTGAAATAAGTTAA
- a CDS encoding PfkB family carbohydrate kinase yields the protein MNFSSVQPKIIVVGSSSIDLVLETEKLPAPNDTVLAINSDSYFGGKGANQAVGTARLGASVYFIGCVGMDPLGQQIMRNLVNENVNVGFVAETDREATGTAYVTTSEGNAAIVVVPAANKLLSTKHVEDADRYFQTVDLILVQLEVSLEVVEYTIKKAKKYGKKVGLYASPAMKVSEEILENVDFVVAKSSELYIVFGEEQKEQVLEKYLNKVFVRDDTNSTIYFDGTEMKYFRNHNDNKTAHKMGMGDAFTSGFAIALCHNNSIEECVKFGNEVSLRVSTMQGSQTGLPRMSDYFA from the coding sequence ATGAACTTCTCTTCAGTACAACCCAAAATTATAGTTGTTGGCAGCTCTTCTATCGACTTAGTCTTAGAAACTGAAAAGCTTCCAGCTCCTAACGATACTGTTTTAGCCATTAATTCAGATAGTTATTTTGGAGGAAAAGGGGCAAATCAGGCGGTGGGAACTGCACGATTGGGGGCAAGTGTTTATTTTATAGGATGCGTAGGAATGGATCCTCTGGGACAGCAGATCATGCGAAATCTTGTAAACGAGAATGTAAATGTTGGATTTGTTGCAGAAACGGATAGAGAAGCAACAGGAACTGCTTATGTAACGACATCTGAAGGTAATGCTGCAATCGTAGTGGTACCAGCTGCCAATAAACTTTTAAGTACAAAACATGTTGAGGATGCTGATCGATATTTTCAGACAGTTGATCTTATTCTAGTACAGCTTGAGGTTTCCTTAGAAGTGGTGGAGTATACCATAAAAAAAGCTAAGAAATACGGAAAAAAAGTTGGTCTTTACGCGTCACCAGCAATGAAGGTAAGCGAAGAGATCTTAGAAAATGTAGACTTTGTAGTTGCAAAAAGCAGTGAATTGTATATCGTTTTTGGTGAAGAACAAAAGGAGCAGGTTCTTGAAAAATACTTAAATAAAGTTTTTGTAAGAGACGATACCAATTCCACCATTTATTTTGATGGTACAGAAATGAAATACTTTAGAAATCATAATGACAACAAAACGGCACACAAAATGGGAATGGGAGATGCATTTACCTCTGGATTTGCCATTGCTTTATGTCATAACAATTCCATAGAGGAATGTGTAAAGTTCGGTAATGAAGTTTCTTTAAGAGTTTCTACTATGCAAGGATCACAGACGGGATTACCAAGAATGTCAGATTACTTTGCTTAA
- a CDS encoding alpha/beta hydrolase family protein, whose product MEKLVLTTTDHISIVAHLFMPENSNEKLLLINSATGVKQHVYFSFAKYFSEKGFTVITYDYRGIGLSKPDHMKGFNASMRIWGTEDYKTVTTYIRTRFAKYEKFCLGHSVGALILGMNKDSEIFKELFFVGTQNAFVGNLKFKTKIEAYLGFGIAQPLATQLLGYFPAHWFGLGESLPKNCAYDWRTLILNKKSTNGLLEKIDDYSKKLTQKVFVIWAEDDVWLTDKGVKSLLNDTYPNLSPTYRLVRASESEKGEIGHVNFFRNYNKKLWNIILNELIKNE is encoded by the coding sequence ATGGAAAAGCTAGTTCTTACAACAACAGATCATATCTCTATTGTAGCACACCTTTTTATGCCAGAGAATAGTAATGAAAAATTGTTACTGATCAATTCTGCGACGGGTGTAAAACAACATGTTTACTTTTCTTTTGCAAAATATTTTTCTGAAAAAGGCTTTACGGTAATCACATATGATTACCGTGGAATCGGACTTTCAAAACCTGATCATATGAAAGGGTTCAACGCATCCATGCGTATCTGGGGAACTGAAGATTATAAAACAGTAACGACGTATATCAGAACACGCTTTGCAAAATATGAGAAATTTTGTCTTGGACATTCTGTAGGTGCATTGATCCTTGGAATGAATAAAGATTCTGAAATTTTTAAAGAACTGTTTTTTGTCGGGACTCAAAATGCTTTCGTCGGTAACTTAAAATTTAAAACCAAAATAGAAGCTTATCTGGGCTTTGGGATCGCACAGCCACTGGCTACACAGCTGTTGGGTTATTTTCCAGCACATTGGTTTGGTTTAGGAGAAAGTCTCCCTAAAAATTGTGCTTATGACTGGAGAACCTTAATTTTGAATAAAAAATCAACCAACGGTTTGTTGGAAAAAATTGATGATTATTCTAAGAAATTAACGCAGAAAGTTTTTGTGATCTGGGCAGAGGATGATGTTTGGCTTACGGATAAAGGAGTAAAGAGTTTATTGAACGATACTTATCCTAACCTCAGCCCAACATATAGGCTTGTACGGGCATCCGAATCAGAAAAAGGAGAAATAGGCCACGTTAATTTTTTTAGAAACTATAACAAGAAGCTTTGGAATATTATTTTAAATGAATTAATAAAGAATGAGTAA
- a CDS encoding HD domain-containing protein, with protein sequence MSNTIENTIVFVKEKLEGAEAGHDWFHIERVWKLSKKIAESENCNDEVVELAALLHDIADPKFHNGDETIALKVSREFLESENVSEDIIGQVLFIIKNISFKNRGEAPKDLPIELKIVQDADRLDAIGAIGIARTFNFGGFKNNLMYHPDIEPKLNMSKEEYKKSNGTTINHFYEKLLLLKDLMNTEKGKELAQERHDVMLKFLDQFYKEWNVD encoded by the coding sequence ATGAGTAATACAATTGAAAACACAATAGTGTTTGTAAAAGAAAAGTTAGAAGGTGCAGAAGCCGGACACGATTGGTTTCATATTGAAAGGGTGTGGAAGCTTTCAAAAAAGATCGCAGAAAGTGAAAATTGTAATGATGAGGTTGTAGAATTGGCAGCATTACTTCATGATATTGCTGATCCTAAATTTCATAATGGTGATGAGACTATTGCTTTAAAAGTTTCACGCGAATTTTTAGAAAGTGAGAATGTTTCAGAAGATATCATAGGGCAGGTTTTATTTATTATTAAAAATATTTCGTTTAAAAATAGAGGTGAAGCACCAAAGGATCTTCCGATTGAGCTGAAAATTGTTCAGGATGCAGATCGACTGGATGCTATTGGAGCGATAGGCATTGCAAGAACATTTAATTTCGGAGGCTTTAAGAATAATTTAATGTACCATCCCGATATCGAGCCGAAACTGAATATGTCCAAAGAAGAATACAAAAAATCCAACGGAACAACGATCAATCATTTTTATGAGAAATTATTGCTTTTAAAAGATCTCATGAATACTGAAAAAGGAAAAGAACTTGCTCAGGAAAGGCATGATGTCATGCTGAAATTTCTGGATCAATTCTATAAAGAATGGAATGTTGATTAA
- a CDS encoding DUF72 domain-containing protein codes for MKFGQVEDPSKIDFTLPKDHSRTKEILKKNKKGLENISIGCAKWNKTDLKGFYPKGTKDELTYYATQFNSIELNATFYGMPTPDQVLTWKEKTPAGFKFFPKITNTVSHFRRLIDVTEPVTQFATSVLNFNEKLGMVFLQLHDNFKPKDYDRLEKFVKEWPKEVPLAIELRNTEWFTDEEIFNTTCDLFEAHHITNIIVDTAGRRDMLHMRLTTPNAFIRYVGANAESDYERLDDWLKRATEWKKEGLQNLYFFVHQNIEKASPLLSAYLIKNMNDDWKTDLQVPKMATENNGTLF; via the coding sequence ATGAAATTCGGACAAGTAGAAGATCCTTCAAAAATAGATTTTACATTACCAAAAGATCACAGCAGAACTAAAGAAATTCTTAAGAAAAATAAAAAGGGATTGGAAAATATCTCTATTGGATGTGCTAAATGGAATAAAACTGATCTTAAAGGATTTTATCCCAAAGGAACAAAGGATGAATTGACCTACTATGCTACTCAATTTAATTCTATCGAACTCAACGCAACATTCTATGGAATGCCTACGCCGGATCAGGTATTGACATGGAAAGAGAAAACACCGGCAGGTTTTAAATTCTTTCCGAAAATTACCAATACGGTTTCGCATTTCAGAAGATTAATTGATGTCACTGAACCGGTTACTCAATTTGCAACTTCAGTTCTTAACTTCAATGAGAAACTCGGAATGGTGTTTCTACAGTTACATGATAACTTTAAACCTAAAGATTATGACAGGCTGGAGAAATTCGTTAAAGAGTGGCCAAAAGAGGTTCCTTTAGCCATAGAACTCAGAAACACTGAATGGTTTACGGACGAAGAGATCTTTAATACCACCTGCGATCTTTTTGAGGCCCATCATATTACCAATATTATTGTAGACACGGCAGGAAGAAGAGATATGCTTCATATGAGGCTCACCACTCCAAATGCTTTCATCCGTTATGTAGGAGCTAATGCAGAAAGTGACTACGAAAGATTAGACGATTGGTTAAAGCGCGCCACCGAATGGAAAAAAGAAGGTCTTCAGAATCTGTATTTTTTCGTTCACCAGAATATTGAAAAAGCATCACCATTATTATCTGCCTATTTGATAAAAAATATGAACGACGACTGGAAAACTGATCTGCAAGTTCCAAAAATGGCTACTGAAAATAATGGAACTTTATTTTAA
- a CDS encoding T9SS type A sorting domain-containing protein: MYKILFTLCVSFSFIAQSQNLNFTDSKFKALIVNSTPSNEIAKDLNGNPMAVDSNGDGEIQISEAQQVKILNIKSIGIPVFNNLPGSVADALLFQNLEELYIRDSKSAVINFTNNNVIKKVLYEGSGGFIDNSGMSHIVPIDFSFNNCSSVKDVNDFVANINLAPYDPATILRFKNCPQIKDDIILNNKNIKELHIESCNIKTLTFTSCNRLDKIIVPNINSLTKISVLGSNGITLTNTNQDINLVANNCTNLQEIIADTDHYDTTGAYFTSVNLNGCSSLKKIKGLNVPTIDFSNTGLINLEELDASFYNRYGYNTTSGVYFGNVTSLNLSGLPHLKLLKVFNQPITNTVNFSDATALENIDITNSSGYMAILNVSNLSNLNTLKADIPNDLNSSNTHFDLQQIMAQNCTALTSLSINGNRDLKSLNLQNCSGIQTLNLGSNLPGNSPFDNFSELNTLNINQCTALRDLGLTYTKVPNLELSQCPQLESIDFEYNSSLASINTSQNSMLKYVTLRSCPLVTNLDFSNSSILEGVGFYNMSGLTHVNIKNSSLEGCEFFGYGSNLTICVDPDQLTNLEAEYPDISFTTNCPNTIKTQSSKLDNMITNTNIFPNPVKDTFQIKSSDLVKNVKIVDGLGRLLLDRNFNKKVFKIDISNYTKGIYIVKIKTEKTEISKKILKD; the protein is encoded by the coding sequence ATGTACAAAATCTTATTCACTCTTTGTGTAAGCTTTTCTTTTATAGCTCAGTCACAAAATCTTAATTTTACTGATTCAAAGTTTAAAGCTTTAATAGTAAATTCTACACCTTCCAACGAGATAGCTAAGGACCTAAATGGAAATCCTATGGCTGTAGATTCAAATGGTGATGGAGAAATACAAATATCCGAGGCACAGCAGGTAAAAATTTTAAATATAAAATCAATAGGAATTCCTGTATTTAATAATCTTCCAGGTTCTGTAGCAGATGCGCTTCTTTTTCAAAATTTAGAGGAATTATACATTAGGGATTCTAAATCTGCTGTGATCAACTTTACCAATAATAATGTGATTAAAAAAGTACTTTATGAAGGATCAGGAGGATTTATAGACAATTCGGGAATGAGTCATATTGTTCCGATTGACTTTTCATTTAATAATTGCTCCTCAGTAAAGGACGTTAATGATTTTGTAGCCAACATTAATTTGGCTCCCTATGATCCAGCTACAATCCTGAGATTTAAAAACTGTCCTCAGATTAAAGATGATATTATTTTAAATAATAAAAATATTAAAGAGCTCCATATTGAAAGCTGTAATATCAAAACACTAACTTTTACCTCATGTAATCGTTTAGATAAAATAATCGTACCTAATATAAATTCATTAACAAAAATATCCGTTTTAGGTTCAAATGGAATAACCCTTACCAATACAAATCAGGACATAAATCTTGTTGCTAATAATTGTACAAATTTACAGGAAATCATAGCAGATACTGATCATTATGATACAACGGGAGCTTATTTTACATCAGTAAATCTAAATGGCTGTTCTTCATTAAAAAAAATCAAAGGCCTTAATGTACCCACTATTGATTTTTCAAATACTGGATTAATCAATCTTGAAGAACTCGATGCATCATTCTACAACAGATATGGGTATAATACAACGTCAGGAGTTTATTTCGGAAATGTGACATCATTAAACCTCTCAGGTCTTCCCCATCTTAAACTATTAAAAGTATTCAATCAGCCGATCACAAATACGGTTAACTTCAGTGATGCAACTGCATTAGAAAACATAGATATTACAAACTCCTCTGGCTATATGGCTATTCTGAATGTAAGCAATTTATCAAATCTAAACACTCTGAAGGCAGATATTCCCAATGATTTAAATTCATCAAACACTCATTTTGACCTACAGCAGATCATGGCACAAAACTGTACTGCTTTAACCAGCCTTAGCATAAATGGAAACAGAGATCTAAAAAGCTTAAATCTTCAAAACTGTTCCGGCATACAGACTTTGAATCTCGGTTCTAACTTACCTGGAAATTCACCTTTTGACAATTTCTCAGAATTAAATACTTTGAACATAAATCAATGTACAGCACTAAGAGATTTAGGTCTTACCTATACAAAAGTTCCTAATCTAGAGCTCTCCCAATGTCCACAACTTGAATCTATAGATTTTGAGTATAATTCTTCATTGGCAAGTATAAACACCTCACAAAACAGCATGTTAAAGTATGTGACACTTCGAAGTTGCCCCCTTGTTACCAACTTAGATTTTTCAAACAGTAGTATTTTAGAAGGTGTAGGTTTTTATAATATGTCGGGACTAACTCATGTAAATATTAAAAACAGTTCTTTGGAAGGATGCGAATTCTTCGGTTATGGCAGCAATTTAACAATATGCGTTGATCCTGATCAACTTACTAATCTGGAAGCTGAATATCCTGACATTAGCTTTACTACCAATTGTCCCAATACAATAAAGACACAGAGTTCCAAACTGGATAACATGATCACGAATACCAATATTTTTCCCAATCCTGTAAAAGATACATTTCAAATAAAATCATCAGATCTGGTTAAGAATGTAAAAATAGTTGATGGCCTGGGAAGATTATTACTGGATCGGAACTTCAATAAAAAAGTCTTCAAAATTGATATTTCAAATTACACGAAGGGAATTTATATCGTAAAAATAAAAACAGAAAAAACAGAAATCTCAAAAAAGATACTGAAAGATTAG
- a CDS encoding TonB-dependent receptor: MKRKIICAFALLSFGLAFSQETSSKIFGRLKGINSEVTVKVIHVPTNSTFETKSNNKGQFSLDNLQPGGPYTIEISDGSQVIYSNTNVQLSLGSNDLPVVEIKDREKVIDEVKLTSKRTTVKNGVGITQAQISGLPNINRGIQDVTKLVPQSANNSFNGTNFRYNNVTIDGSINNDAIGFSPSLGGQTGTSGMPGSSTRSNSISLDAIQDVQVYIAPYDVKLGNFLGGSINAVTRSGSNNVEGSFYVYGRNASITGRNRAGDNSKMPSSFEDFIYGGRVGLPIVKDKVFLFTNLEYTKRTDPVFYNANDPNGLVNDAVAQQISDFVRTKYGFNTGSFNQYNNFSESAKLFNKIDWKINDKHTLSIKNNTVFSQASNLERDGANFRFSSMDFIQKNNASTTTLELKSRFNDKWNNNLVLGYSSINDYRDPTSSNAMFPQVEIGYNGGTILLGNDREATVFNMKQKTFEITDNLTYKTGNHTFLLGTHNELYNIDYGFVNALNGRISYKSLADFYNSNPARIRGTYPFNGDSRETIFNNPYASYKVNLLSLYFQDEINWGRLRLSPGVRVDYTDLPNKPLLSTKVNNSPQDPNMGNTYNYTPLSQLTNKYLNKPTLSPRLGFTYDLTEDRSVVLRGGSGIFVGRIPFAWLGYAYYNDGVGFGSYDYNAPTTAQLAANGDPLVSGNFANWQNSSKVQVDLIDNNFKMPKVWRSSLGVDYTVGGYKLTLEGIYTKVLYDLKFQQVNKTDNVTYYSYDVNHQMPIYTTNINSNFSNAYLLSNTKEGYRYNVTAQISKSYNFGFNFFAAYTYGDAKDITNGIRNSMESNWQMNQSLTPNDPQLTTSNFAIKNRIVANLGYGLNLSQSNKLSANVYFNAQSGNPFSWGFVNSTIANTGQAAGLAYIFKDATEAAKYIVPIKDAGGTVLVTAQQQIADYENFVNSNKYLSSRRGTFTQRNGDVTPWNIQADIRIMDEIRLSEKSKNTLQISLSIINFTNLLNKDWGKVYFVPNTFNSTASVGLTKVGNVATGQPGAGDPTYNFKSPGLPYTIDQFASRFQAQVGVRYNF; encoded by the coding sequence ATGAAGCGAAAAATAATCTGTGCTTTTGCTCTTCTGTCATTTGGCTTGGCATTTTCACAGGAAACCAGCTCTAAAATTTTCGGAAGATTAAAAGGAATTAATTCTGAAGTTACTGTAAAAGTAATTCATGTTCCTACCAACAGTACCTTTGAAACAAAAAGTAATAACAAAGGACAATTCAGTTTGGATAATCTACAGCCCGGAGGACCTTATACAATAGAAATTTCCGATGGTTCACAAGTTATCTATTCGAATACAAATGTGCAACTTTCACTGGGAAGTAATGACTTACCGGTTGTAGAGATTAAAGACAGAGAAAAAGTAATAGATGAGGTAAAGCTCACTTCTAAAAGAACAACTGTAAAAAATGGTGTTGGAATTACCCAGGCACAAATTTCCGGACTTCCAAATATAAACCGAGGAATTCAGGACGTTACCAAGCTTGTTCCACAAAGTGCCAATAACTCTTTTAACGGAACTAACTTCCGTTATAACAACGTTACGATAGATGGATCAATTAATAATGATGCCATTGGTTTCAGTCCATCATTAGGAGGACAAACCGGAACATCGGGGATGCCGGGAAGTAGTACCCGTTCCAATTCAATAAGTTTGGATGCCATTCAGGACGTACAGGTATATATTGCTCCTTATGATGTTAAATTAGGAAACTTTCTTGGAGGAAGTATTAATGCTGTTACCCGCAGTGGTAGTAATAATGTAGAGGGATCTTTTTATGTGTATGGGCGTAACGCATCTATCACAGGAAGAAACAGAGCAGGTGATAATTCAAAAATGCCAAGTTCTTTTGAAGATTTTATTTATGGGGGTAGAGTAGGTTTGCCTATCGTAAAAGATAAAGTATTTTTATTCACCAATCTTGAATATACCAAAAGAACAGACCCTGTTTTCTATAATGCAAATGATCCCAACGGGCTGGTTAATGACGCGGTTGCCCAGCAAATTTCTGATTTTGTACGTACCAAATATGGCTTTAATACAGGAAGCTTTAACCAGTATAATAACTTTTCAGAAAGTGCTAAGCTTTTTAATAAAATCGATTGGAAGATCAATGATAAACACACGTTATCAATTAAGAATAATACGGTGTTTTCACAAGCTTCAAACCTTGAAAGAGATGGTGCTAATTTCAGATTTTCAAGCATGGACTTTATTCAGAAAAACAATGCTTCTACCACTACTTTGGAGCTGAAGAGCCGTTTTAATGATAAATGGAATAATAATTTGGTGCTAGGATACTCTTCTATAAATGATTACAGAGACCCTACTTCTTCCAATGCGATGTTCCCACAGGTGGAAATAGGATATAATGGCGGAACTATTTTATTAGGAAACGACAGAGAGGCTACGGTTTTCAATATGAAACAAAAAACGTTTGAAATTACCGATAACCTAACTTATAAAACAGGTAATCATACTTTCTTATTAGGAACACACAATGAATTATATAATATCGATTATGGTTTTGTAAATGCTCTTAATGGCAGGATTTCTTATAAGAGCCTTGCAGATTTCTACAATTCAAATCCTGCAAGAATAAGAGGAACCTATCCATTTAATGGAGACAGCAGAGAAACGATTTTCAATAACCCATACGCTTCATATAAAGTTAATCTTCTTTCATTATACTTTCAGGATGAGATCAACTGGGGAAGATTACGTTTGTCTCCTGGTGTAAGAGTAGATTATACTGATCTTCCAAATAAACCACTTTTAAGTACAAAGGTTAATAATTCTCCACAGGATCCTAATATGGGAAATACCTATAATTATACACCTTTAAGCCAGCTTACAAATAAATATCTTAATAAACCGACATTGTCTCCAAGATTAGGATTTACGTATGATCTTACGGAAGATAGATCTGTAGTGTTAAGAGGAGGTTCTGGTATTTTTGTGGGAAGAATTCCCTTTGCATGGTTAGGATATGCTTATTATAATGATGGGGTAGGTTTTGGAAGCTATGATTATAATGCACCAACTACAGCACAGCTTGCAGCTAATGGTGATCCATTGGTAAGTGGTAATTTTGCTAATTGGCAAAACTCTTCAAAAGTTCAGGTAGACCTTATTGATAATAATTTTAAAATGCCAAAAGTTTGGAGAAGCTCATTGGGCGTAGATTATACTGTTGGAGGATATAAACTGACATTAGAAGGTATCTATACTAAAGTACTTTATGATCTGAAATTCCAGCAGGTTAATAAAACAGATAATGTAACGTATTATAGCTATGATGTGAATCATCAGATGCCAATCTATACCACAAATATCAATAGTAATTTTTCTAATGCCTATCTTTTATCCAATACCAAGGAAGGGTATCGATATAACGTAACAGCACAGATTTCCAAGTCTTATAATTTCGGATTTAACTTCTTTGCAGCATATACGTATGGAGATGCAAAAGATATTACAAATGGTATCAGAAACTCTATGGAAAGTAATTGGCAGATGAATCAGTCTCTTACTCCTAATGATCCTCAGTTAACGACCTCTAATTTTGCCATTAAAAATAGAATTGTAGCAAATCTTGGCTATGGTTTAAATCTTTCTCAATCAAATAAATTATCAGCTAATGTATATTTCAATGCTCAATCGGGGAATCCTTTCTCTTGGGGCTTTGTGAACAGTACCATTGCTAATACAGGACAGGCTGCGGGATTGGCATATATCTTCAAAGATGCTACTGAAGCAGCTAAGTATATAGTTCCTATAAAAGATGCAGGAGGAACTGTTTTAGTAACGGCTCAACAGCAGATTGCTGATTATGAGAATTTTGTTAATAGTAATAAATATCTAAGCAGTAGAAGAGGAACATTTACTCAAAGAAATGGAGACGTTACACCATGGAATATACAGGCTGATATCAGAATTATGGATGAGATCAGATTGAGTGAAAAGTCTAAAAATACCTTACAGATTTCTTTAAGCATTATCAACTTTACAAATCTTTTAAATAAAGATTGGGGTAAAGTGTATTTTGTACCTAACACCTTCAACTCAACAGCCAGTGTGGGTCTTACGAAAGTTGGAAATGTAGCGACAGGGCAACCTGGGGCTGGAGATCCTACTTACAATTTTAAATCTCCGGGTTTACCTTATACCATTGATCAGTTTGCATCAAGGTTTCAGGCACAAGTGGGGGTTCGATATAATTTTTAA
- a CDS encoding ribonucleoside-diphosphate reductase subunit alpha, giving the protein MEEQSTNIWWLNEESEQMLNRGYLLKGETVDGAIDRITTAAAKKLYKPELQPAFKEMITKGWISFSSPVWANMGTQRGLPISCFNVHIPDSIEGITHKMGEVIMQTKIGGGTSGYFGELRNRGTAVTDNGKSSGAVSFMKLFDTAMDVVSQGGVRRGAFAAYLDIDHGDIEEFLSIKDIGSPIQNLFTGICVPDYWMQDMIDGDMDKRKIWARVLESRQQKGLPYIFFTDNVNRNKPQVYKDLGLTVNASNLCSEIMLPSTREESFICCLSSMNLELYDEWKDTDAVKLAVYFLDAVLTEFIDKTEGNYYLQGARNFAMRHRALGLGVLGYHSYLQKNMIPFESFEATQFNARAFKHIKEQSEQASRELANIYGEPELLKGYGLRNTTTMAIAPTTSSSAILGQTSPGIEPFASNYYKAGLAKGNFMRKNKYLAKLLEEKGLDNEETWRTIMLNHGSVQHLTELTEEEKAVFKTFKEISPMEIISQAAQRQQYIDQAQSLNLQIPSTMPVKDVNYLYIEAWKKGVKTLYYQRSSSVSKEMMVNFVSCSSCEA; this is encoded by the coding sequence ATGGAGGAACAAAGTACCAATATATGGTGGCTCAACGAGGAGTCTGAGCAAATGCTAAACAGAGGATATCTGTTAAAAGGGGAAACTGTAGACGGGGCTATCGACAGAATTACCACTGCGGCTGCCAAAAAATTATATAAACCAGAATTACAACCGGCTTTTAAAGAAATGATCACTAAGGGTTGGATCAGTTTCTCTTCTCCGGTTTGGGCAAATATGGGAACTCAGAGAGGCCTTCCTATTTCTTGCTTCAACGTTCATATTCCAGATAGTATTGAAGGAATTACTCATAAAATGGGTGAGGTGATCATGCAGACAAAAATTGGAGGTGGAACTTCAGGATATTTCGGAGAACTTCGTAACAGAGGAACTGCCGTAACTGACAATGGAAAATCTTCGGGAGCTGTTTCTTTCATGAAATTGTTTGATACAGCAATGGATGTAGTATCTCAAGGAGGTGTGAGAAGGGGTGCTTTTGCAGCTTACCTGGATATTGACCACGGTGACATTGAAGAATTTTTATCTATTAAAGACATCGGAAGTCCTATCCAGAATTTATTTACGGGAATCTGCGTTCCTGATTACTGGATGCAGGATATGATCGATGGTGATATGGATAAGCGTAAAATATGGGCGAGAGTTTTAGAAAGCCGTCAACAAAAAGGGCTTCCTTATATTTTCTTTACAGATAACGTTAACAGAAACAAGCCACAGGTTTATAAGGATTTAGGATTAACAGTAAATGCAAGTAACCTTTGTTCTGAAATCATGCTTCCTTCTACAAGAGAAGAATCATTCATTTGTTGTTTATCTTCCATGAACCTGGAACTATATGACGAATGGAAAGATACTGATGCTGTAAAACTTGCTGTTTATTTCCTGGATGCTGTTTTAACTGAATTTATTGACAAAACAGAAGGAAACTATTACCTACAGGGAGCAAGAAACTTTGCAATGCGCCACAGAGCTCTTGGATTAGGAGTTTTAGGATATCATTCTTATTTACAAAAAAATATGATCCCTTTTGAAAGCTTTGAGGCAACTCAATTCAATGCAAGAGCTTTCAAACATATTAAAGAACAATCAGAACAAGCTTCAAGAGAATTAGCTAATATCTATGGAGAACCTGAATTGTTGAAAGGTTACGGATTGAGGAATACAACCACAATGGCTATTGCTCCTACGACTTCAAGTTCTGCTATTTTAGGTCAAACTTCTCCTGGAATTGAGCCTTTTGCGTCTAATTATTATAAAGCTGGTTTGGCTAAAGGAAACTTTATGCGTAAGAACAAGTATCTAGCAAAATTATTAGAAGAAAAAGGATTAGATAATGAAGAAACATGGAGAACGATCATGTTGAATCATGGTTCTGTTCAGCATTTAACTGAATTAACAGAGGAAGAAAAAGCGGTATTTAAAACATTCAAGGAGATCTCTCCAATGGAGATTATTTCTCAGGCTGCTCAAAGACAGCAGTATATCGATCAGGCTCAATCATTGAATTTACAAATTCCATCCACAATGCCTGTAAAAGATGTAAACTATCTATATATCGAAGCATGGAAAAAAGGAGTAAAAACATTATATTATCAAAGAAGCTCATCTGTATCTAAAGAAATGATGGTGAACTTTGTATCATGTTCAAGCTGCGAAGCTTAG